The Maniola hyperantus chromosome 9, iAphHyp1.2, whole genome shotgun sequence genome includes a region encoding these proteins:
- the LOC138402742 gene encoding uncharacterized protein, producing MTTAAPKPKGTEEATSTVGTIKTDKASSNNLAISLSSVAVLLILLTVGIVLYRRHKVSTPVNDDTYLYATQLNYAQLELESSELYEAPQRDYVSSYTRIIGVLKPTLAERRERNT from the exons ATGACTACCGCAGCACCAAAACCAAAAGGAACTGAAGAAGCAACCTCAACTGTAGGAACAATAAAAACTGATAAAG CCTCTTCTAACAACCTCGCCATCAGCCTTTCTAGTGTCGCTGTGCTGCTCATATTACTAACAGTTGGCATAGTCTTGTATCGACGACATAAAGTATCAACACCTGTGAACGATGATACTTATTTGTAT GCTACACAACTAAACTACGCCCAGTTAGAGCTAGAGAGCTCGGAATTATACGAGGCACCGCAGAGAGATTATGTATCGTCCTACACTCGCATCATAGGCGTTCTAAAACCTACACTAGCAGAGAGAAGAGAGAGGAACACATAA